The nucleotide window CAGCACCGTCCACCCCTTCGTTGTCCGCACAGGAGATCTTCAGGCGCGCCGGGAACTGGTTGCGAGGAGACGTCGCGAACGATTCAGGTATTCCTGGGTTATACTCGAAATTTTGCAGGATCGGTGACATTCCGGTCGTTGTtctatacacacacacacacacacacacctgtCGGTGCTGTTCGATCGCAGAGGGTATACAGCTGACGGGCTATCACAGATTGGGCACGATACACGCGTCGAGAGGAACCGCGCAAAGGAGGAGCGGCAGCGACCCCGACGAAACCGCGAGCGTGTCCGATGCAACGGGAAACGAAGCCGGGGAGAAGCTCACCGGAAGCTCCAGCAAGGATTCGACGTTGAGGTACGCGCCCCGCCGACGATCGTCGAACGAACGATCCTCGAAGGTTTCGATCCCGCGCGACTAGTCGCGTCGGTGTTGGTTTCAGAAGGAGTTCGGCCGGTCACGCGACGGTGAGCCGAAGCCACAGCAGCCTCTACGGATTGCACAGGCCGGCGGACGACGCTCTGATCACGCGTCCCTTGAGTCGCACCTCGTCCCACGGGCATTTGAGCTTCGAGGAGATGTGCAAAGCCAACGAGGTCAAGTCGCAGGCGCGAATCGGCAACGCGGACACTCTGGCGACCGACGACATACAGAGGCGACTGGGAGTCGAGACGTTGTCGCaacgagatttcaccagattgCAACCGTTGCTGTGGCTCGAACTGACCGCCGTCTTTGACAAATACAATTTACCGTTGCAGAAACGCAAACCGAACAAGCGTCGAACGAAAGGTTCGCATCAACGACGATGGGAGATGGTGTCGTGCTCGTCGCGGTTCTCGATCGATTCGAGCTCGCGGTATTAATCGGTTCACTGTGTGTTGTTCGTAGCTGGAAACTTGTTCGGCGTGTCGTTGTCCACTCTGCTGCTTCGAGACAGCCAACTGACATCCGAGGAGAGCAATATTCCGCAGGTCTTCCAAAAAGTTCTGAGCGAGTTGACCAAACGCGGCGTCAGGGAAGAGGGAATTCTTCGCGTCGGAGGACACAAGCAGAAagtacacacacgcacacgttTGACAATCAAAATATAAGAATACAAGCCGATCGCGATGAGTTTTCTCGATGAAACTGTAATGGTGGTGTCGTTGTGTTCAGGTCGAGTCGATATGCGTGCAATTGGAAACGGATTTCTATTGTAAACCGAAAGAGATGGACAAATTGTTCAGGCGCACGTCGTGTCACGATCTGTCGGCGGTTCTGAAGAAATTGCTGCGCGATTTGCCGCAACCTTTGCTCACGGTCGAACTTATCGACGCATTCTACCAAAGCCACGGTAAGTAGACGGATGACCCGTTCGCGTTCTCGGTCACGCGCGCCGCTGGTCAccgcgacgcgtttcgcttcGAGAGGAAAGAGACGGTTCCTACCCCTTGTCGTCCGTTCGATCGGATCTCGTAAAAACACGTGATTTCTTTTGTGCGTCCAGGAGTAAAGGATCGACGAGAGTTGTCGTACTCGTTGAATTTGCTGGTGCTACTCTTACCGATAGAACATCGTTGTACCTTGAAAGCGCTAACGACGTTCTTGAAACTGGTCGTCGAGAATCAGGCGTCGAACAAAATGTCGATCCATAACGTTGCGATGATTGTCGCACCTTCTTTGTTTCCACCGCGGTACGTTCATCCTCGCGACCGTACCGATTTAACGGCCCAGGTTAACATGGCTGCGATATGTTGCCGAGTGACGGAAGCTCTTCTCAGCAACGCGGAGAAACTATGGTACGTACCGAACGATCTTATCAATCAGTTGCACAGGCAGTCGGTGGAAGAGCGGTATCGCAAGTACAAGAAAAAGTATTACTAACGCGGTCGGCGAATCCAATCGGGCGTCGCTCTCCGTCGAGGATCGACGTCGACGCGCGTAAACGACGCCTAGGCTACGCGTAGACGGTGCGCGAGGAAATTTCAGGTGCAAAAGCAGAGAGATGTTGCCCCGCGAGAGACGACACCACGACTACCTCGACGCGTAACGAGCGACGCGAGACCAACTTTTCCGGCTTTTGGCTGAAATCGACTGGAGAGTACGCGTTTCTCGCGTCGCGCGAGTACACAGGCATTCGGACTTATCGCTAATTCCTCTCGCGgcacgtctctctctctctctctctctctcgattcATTTTTCTACTCGGCGTTTTTCAGTTGTTCTCTTCTTTGTTTCCGTTATTCGCAAGATTCCGCTCGAGTCGGTCACGGGGGAAACGAAGGATCGAGCGAGAATGAAAACGGGGGGCCCCTCGGGACTCTCTCCCGACGCGAAAGTTGGCTTTCGCGGTGCCCCGTTTCCACCTTCGCTCCTCTCGTGTTTTCTAATGCGCCATATTACTTTAAGGAATTGTACATATCGTATTTCATGAAATTGTTACATTTGCCTCAATAAAGTGCCAAAGAAAATACAACCGAACGCAAGCTTTTTCTCCTCGCTGCGATCCGATGAGACGTTCGACGTTCGTGGTTTCCTCGTGGCGAGCGAATCCGCGCGATTCCGAGTGATGGGACGACGTAGGACG belongs to Nomia melanderi isolate GNS246 chromosome 12, iyNomMela1, whole genome shotgun sequence and includes:
- the conu gene encoding rho GTPase-activating protein conundrum isoform X1 → MERTQGTTYAEGDNHLSDYWEQYQEMIEETKMLDDYLEEECPRTYDDGEEEAEWLRTAGLGQLTEAWKVGKEVPPEELGAALRPLSRAQAEAVKRRVRSLNHTVKQRFNQRQRVRKPDIRDVFKDVEASSTGTRSRSATPDSLDSVAGTMSENASPPPPPAAGVLEPHHASVAVPSFVSVFQHRATANESKETVRRTPSAPSAAAPAPSTPSLSAQEIFRRAGNWLRGDVANDSEGIQLTGYHRLGTIHASRGTAQRRSGSDPDETASVSDATGNEAGEKLTGSSSKDSTLRRSSAGHATVSRSHSSLYGLHRPADDALITRPLSRTSSHGHLSFEEMCKANEVKSQARIGNADTLATDDIQRRLGVETLSQRDFTRLQPLLWLELTAVFDKYNLPLQKRKPNKRRTKAGNLFGVSLSTLLLRDSQLTSEESNIPQVFQKVLSELTKRGVREEGILRVGGHKQKVESICVQLETDFYCKPKEMDKLFRRTSCHDLSAVLKKLLRDLPQPLLTVELIDAFYQSHGVKDRRELSYSLNLLVLLLPIEHRCTLKALTTFLKLVVENQASNKMSIHNVAMIVAPSLFPPRYVHPRDRTDLTAQVNMAAICCRVTEALLSNAEKLWYVPNDLINQLHRQSVEERYRKYKKKYY
- the conu gene encoding rho GTPase-activating protein conundrum isoform X2; translation: MERTQGTTYAEGDNHLSDYWEQYQEMIEETKMLDDYLEEECPRTYDDGEEEAEWLRTAGLGQLTEAWKVGKEVPPEELGAALRPLSRAQAEAVKRRVRSLNHTVKQRFNQRQRVRKPDIRDVFKDVEASSTGTRSRSATPDSLDSVAGTMSENASPPPPPAAGVLEPHHASVAVPSFVSVFQHRATANESKETVRRTPSAPSAAAPAPSTPSLSAQEIFRRAGNWLRGDVANDSEGIQLTGYHRLGTIHASRGTAQRRSGSDPDETASVSDATGNEAGEKLTGSSSKDSTLRSSAGHATVSRSHSSLYGLHRPADDALITRPLSRTSSHGHLSFEEMCKANEVKSQARIGNADTLATDDIQRRLGVETLSQRDFTRLQPLLWLELTAVFDKYNLPLQKRKPNKRRTKAGNLFGVSLSTLLLRDSQLTSEESNIPQVFQKVLSELTKRGVREEGILRVGGHKQKVESICVQLETDFYCKPKEMDKLFRRTSCHDLSAVLKKLLRDLPQPLLTVELIDAFYQSHGVKDRRELSYSLNLLVLLLPIEHRCTLKALTTFLKLVVENQASNKMSIHNVAMIVAPSLFPPRYVHPRDRTDLTAQVNMAAICCRVTEALLSNAEKLWYVPNDLINQLHRQSVEERYRKYKKKYY